A window of Helicobacter macacae MIT 99-5501 genomic DNA:
TTTTGAGATTTTTTGGCAGATTTTGGCTTTTTGTGTTTTTTGTCTTTTGTGTATGATTCTTTTTCATTGTGCTTGTTTTTTTGCTTAGAATCTTTTTTGGATTCTTTTTGATTTTGTGTATTTTTTTGCGTGTCTTTTTGCAAATGTTTTTGTGAAGTGGATTCTTTGATTAGCTCTTCATAAGCGAGCTTTGCACAAGCTTGTTGTGCACTTTTTTTGGAGTTGCCACTTGCTTTTGCATAGATAGCATCGTGTATGCAAACTTGGATAAAAAACTCCTTTTTGTGGTCAGGTCCTCTCTGCGCTAATAACTCATAGCTAGGTAGCACACCAAATCGCTCTTGGGTTAGCTCTTGCAAAGCGGTTTTATAATCTGTGAGTAGATTTTCAAAGCGCATATTTGGATAGAATTTTTCTAATATCTTACCCAAAATCTCACGCACTTTATCAATCCCTGCTTCTAGATACATAGCCCCCATAATCGCTTCAAACGCATTTGAAAGCAAAGAATCTTTTTGCCGCCCATAGTTTTGCTCCTCGCTCATAGATAGCACGAGAAAATCTGCCACCCCTAAATCCCGCGCAAATGAAGCGAAACTTTTTTCATTCACAAGGCTAGCACGCATTTTTGAGAGCCTCCCCTCATCAAAATGTGCAAATTTTTTAAACAAATATTCCCCCACTAGCAAATCAAGCACCGCATCGCCTAGAAATTCTAATCTCTCATTATTTTTTGTGCTAGCACAGCTTTTGTGGGTTAGGGCTTCTTGGAGTAGTTTTTGGTTTGTGAAATGATAGCCAAGTGCGGATTCTAAGCGAGTGAAGTTAGACATTTTTTTCCTTAATTTTGGAGGTTTGAAGTGATTTTAGTAAAGTGTTTTTTAAGATTTTAGCTTAGTTTTAAATATTTTGTGTGTTTATATTCTTTGCATATTTTTGCTTTGTGTATTTTTGGGTTTAGTTTGTCTTTATCGCTAGTTCTTTTCATTCCTTTTTTTAAGATTTTGTGCCTTATTTTGTGGATTTTAGATTCCTTTTTGGGCTTGTTTTTGGGATTCTCTCTGTGCTTCCTCACGCGCTATTTTATCACATTTTTCATTCATCATATTCCCATTATGCCCTTTCACCCAAATCGCTTCAATCCTATGTCCCTGTGCCACGCGCAGATATTCCCTCCACAGCTCCTCGTTTTTGACTTTGGCAAAATCTTTTTCTACCCAATTTGGAAGCCATTTGTTTATGCTCTCACACACATATTTAGAATCGCTAAAAAGCTCCACATTGCAAGGTTCTTTTAGGGCTTTTAGGGATTCTATCACGGCAGTTAGCTCCA
This region includes:
- the rnhA gene encoding ribonuclease HI; the protein is MQKTIQIHTDGSCLSNPGAGGYCGILLYKGVEKIIKGAHPLTTNNRMELTAVIESLKALKEPCNVELFSDSKYVCESINKWLPNWVEKDFAKVKNEELWREYLRVAQGHRIEAIWVKGHNGNMMNEKCDKIAREEAQRESQKQAQKGI